One window of Triplophysa rosa linkage group LG8, Trosa_1v2, whole genome shotgun sequence genomic DNA carries:
- the LOC130557747 gene encoding 1-phosphatidylinositol phosphodiesterase-like: MKVTGTFLCILLLLLQKSSGQLQVFNDQKTLILPDSYNIGWMATLDDNKFISEITIPGTHDALALHGGPLAKCQAWSLMDQLKAGIRYFDLRVSGEGLKIKHGIIYQRITFPEVQKTIKEFLHSYPTEIVLVRVKPVFLLRDKVPDLVKKEINKTISWINCSMPRIGQVRGKIVYVQKGDFKLGVPLTETDKKGDFKVTDVEQKKEKIKNHLNQARETCRNGCVILNYSSGTGIGSLKGLFKGLTPKRVAKQMNPWLYTYLKHVSTDNPKPSFGIIAMDFPGVDLIQTIINLNR, translated from the exons ATGAAAGTTACAGGGACATTTCTGTGCATCCTGCTGCTTCT ACTGCAGAAGAGTAGTGGTCAACTACAAGTATTTAATGATCAGAAAACTCTCATTCTTCCTGATTCTTACAACATTGGCTGGATGGCAACTCTAGATGATAACAAGTTCATCTCTGAAATCACTATTCCTGGTACTCATGATGCCTTGGCCCTTCATGGAGGACCATTAGCAAAATGTCAGGCATGGTCACTGATGGACCAGCTAAAGGCTGGGATACGTTACTTTGATCTTAGAGTGTCTGGAGAAGGTTTGAAAATTAAACATGGAATAATTTACCAACGTATAACATTTCCTGAAGTTCAAAAGACAATTAAGGAATTTTTGCATAGTTACCCCACTGAGATTGTGCTTGTGAGAGTTAAGCCTGTCTTTCTCCTCAGAGACAAAGTTCCAGATTTGGTTAAAAAAGAGATTAATAAGACTATTAGCTGGATCAATTGTTCAATGCCAAGAATTGGTCAAGTAAGAGGAAAGATTGTTTATGTTCAGAAAGGCGACTTTAAACTGGGGGTCCCTCTTACTGAAACAGATAAGAAAGGTGACTTTAAAGTAACTGATGTTGAACAAAAGaaggaaaaaattaagaatCACCTGAATCAGGCTAGAGAAACATGTAGAAATGGTTGTGTTATTCTGAACTATTCAAGTGGCACAGGCATTGGTTCATTGAAGGGTTTATTTAAGGGTTTAACCCCCAAAAGAGTAGCAAAGCAAATGAACCCTTGGCTGTATACTTATCTCAAACATGTGTCTACTGACAACCCCAAACCTAGTTTTGGCATCATAGCCATGGACTTTCCAGGTGTTGATTTGATTCAAACAATCATCAACCTTAATCGTTGA
- the LOC130558101 gene encoding serine/threonine-protein kinase pim-3-like, which produces MTDVAMLIKLQQPPTSPYVIRMFEWFDYRDHIKIVMEYPAPCLELITLISRQALNEQRVRVIMRQAVQAVNHCLDHGVFHNDIHTGNILVNTRTFNIKLIDFGCALEYTGKPYPNHKYRGAYDYWPPEVKGKAAFEGKTTNVYHLGKLLQKMFPGCRPGVSQGESSDKNTVTHS; this is translated from the exons ATGACTGATGTGGCAATGTTGATTAAGCTTCAACAACCTCCCACAAGTCCTTACGTCATTCGGATGTTTGAGTGGTTTGACTACCGTGACCACATAAAAATTGTTATGGAATATCCTGCTCCCTGCTTGGAACTGATAACATTGATTAGTCGTCAAGCACTGAACGAACAAAGAGTCAGAGTCATCATGCGTCAGGCAGTACAAGCTGTGAACCACTGCCTTGACCACGGCGTCTTTCATAACGACATCCACACAG GCAACATCCTGGTCAACACCAGAACCTTCAACATCAAGTTAATAGACTTCGGCTGTGCTTTGGAATACACGGGCAAACCCTACCCCAACCATAAATATAGAG GAGCATATGATTACTGGCCACCTGAGGTCAAAGGCAAGGCAGCGTTTGAGGGCAAAACGACAAATGTTTATCATCTAGGGAAGCTCCTGCAAAAAATGTTTCCTGGGTGTAGGCCAGGAGTAAGCCAAGGTGAGTCAAGTGACAAGAATACTGTAACGCACAGCTGA
- the LOC130558513 gene encoding 1-phosphatidylinositol phosphodiesterase-like: MKCEEIKMAVNGKSLFFLMLLFLKSRGQEQGFNDKMTLNLPDSYNIGWMQTLDDHQLISDITIPGTHDTMALYGGPAAECQAWSLEDQLKAGIRYLDLRVFAFEKKLYVMHGVIYEHSSFPKVLNTIKAFLSEFRSETVLVRVKPDLFDKSDVQELIQNMIENDSDIWFQSLIPTMGDVRAAQALVHWEGCF; this comes from the exons ATGAAGTGTGAG GAGATTAAGATGGCGGTTAATGGAAAGAGTCTGTTTTTCCTGATGCTTCT ttttcttaaaagcagaggtcaagAACAAGGCTTCAATGACAAGATGACTCTCAATCTCCCTGATTCCTACAACATTGGCTGGATGCAAACTCTGGATGATCACCAGTTGATTTCTGACATCACCATTCCTGGTACCCATGACACCATGGCTCTTTATGGAGGACCGGCGGCAGAATGCCAGGCATGGTCTCTGGAGGACCAGCTGAAGGCTGGGATACGCTACCTGGATCTGAGagtgtttgcttttgaaaaaaaGTTGTATGTCATGCACGGAGTGATTTATGAACATTCATCTTTCCCCAAGGTTCTTAATACGATCAAGGCATTTCTGTCTGAATTCAGGAGTGAAACGGTGCTCGTCCGAGTAAAACCTGACTTGTTTGATAAAAGCGATGTTCAGGAGCTGATTCAAAACATGATCGAAAATGACAGCGATATCTGGTTTCAATCTTTGATACCAACAATGGGTGATGTTAGAG CGGCACAGGCATTGGTACACTGGGAGGGATGCTTTTAA